The segment TTTCGAGCAACTGCTTTGCACCTGCTCGCCGTGAACTCGTGTCATGTAATGAATCAGCATGCACATGCGTTATATGAACAGTTACGTCAGGCTGCACATCATCACCTCTCTGACATTTCTCTGGTTCCAGCCACCTCAGGGTTCGCAGATTAACAAGCTTCTCCTCCATGCTGCTCACAGcccacctccctctgctgcttccAGGTAGTTTATTATATTGAGCtgggtggagtgtgtgtgtgtgtgtgtgtgtgtgtgcgcacgcacACTTCTGGCTGTGGCGGTTATTTTTAACTTCTGTCTGCTAGGACGAGTACACTTTCTCCTTGGCTGATTGCATGTGGAGGCCCTGAGGgaatgtgtgtgcataaatgtgtgtttctattCAGACctctttgtgtgcgtgtgtgtgtgtctgtgtgtgtgtgtgtgtgtgtgtgtgtgttttctgttagtTGCTCCCAGTGGACCACAGGCATGTTAAGGTGGTGGAGACCACTGCTCGTCATTCTGCATCATTACTAAATCATACCTACTTCCCTGCACCCCTGATGATGCTAATAGAGCAGTCAAGagtcacacaaaaaaatattaccaatttgtttttcttgtttaacTCAAATCATAAATTTTCCTTATGATTGTAAATCTCAGACTGACTTGTTCAAGACTGTTTAAACCTGCCACTGCACCCAAAGTGGTACTTTGTTGTGTGGGTGTGATAGAAAATGGGTCACACACCGAGCTCTTTGCTAGAAAGCTCTGCCCTGGTTACAGCTCAGTTGAACCGATAAATCATACTGTTAAGTTCCAGCCCTGGTTGCTCCTCACTGTTGTTTCATGACCTCAGAGCGCTGCTCAGGGACAGtcgtgttttgttttcaatgcTACTATGACGAAGCTACAGAGTTCATTGAAATCCACAGATGTGATTGCTGAATAATACTGAAAATTTATTTTATGGTTTTTGaagaacatttgaaaacattcatACATATTCATACATAATATTCACTGGTTTATTTCCTCATGGATGTAGACTtctactgtatgtaataaaaatgtttgatttttagtTGGCAGCAATTAACACTTGACATTTTGTACTAAACTGAATGAAAATATTACTATTTCTAGATTTCCctaaatttctttcattttaacaaatcagtggatttttttaaaagaaagaatgCTGTATGTCATAATTTTAgtacacattaaaaacaaattataacaacctgacattattttttgtcagcgtattgtgttttttgtgtttacagcatTATATTATTGTAGTGCTCCACATGTAGAAAAAagcagtggaaaggaaaaaatgaGGTGAAAAAAGGATAGAGATTGCCTCGAAGAATTGATGTGAGGTAGAAAATGAAAGGGGTTTCAGTCAGAAGGGAAGAAGGAAggcgggagagagagagagagagcaactgGGTGTATGGGAATATTGAGCCACAAAGCATTTATGTCAGATCAAAGCTAATCCTTATCTTTGGGAAAAGGAGTCAGTAATACCCTGGGCTGTCTCACCCCCTCAAGGGCAGgtctctttttctgcttctaTCTCCCTCTGCTTGTCTTCCTCACTCCGCCCTAAAGCTGCTCGGACTATTCTACAACCTCTCCCTCGACTTTGACTCGGTAACGGTGCCAAAGAACTAGGTCACGCAGGAAGTGCCGAGTCAGGAGGCAGTAGGAGTGGAGTGTCTGGCCCCCACAAGCGTCTGGGTTGACTTGACGATAGAGGCAAGATGGATTCACATTTTGAGTGAAATtttaaattactaaataaaatGCTCTTTAGTGTCTGGAGCTAATTCTGTCCCATGACAGTCTGTATTCTCATGTGACTGCATTTAACCTTTGTTTGTTATGGAGACATACCAAAAAGATGTATTTGGAGCTGTTGTGATGAATAATTAAtgatttaaagttgtttttggaCATCagtacaaaacatttgtttggaCTGTTGTTcagataaaacacaacatttggaGATGTCACATTGGAGAGTGAGcaattttcactgttttctaaaatgatgtATTGATGGATCAGCAGCAGGGTTTGTGTGGGGTTCCACTTGGATACAATGTCTAGTCCCAAACTGTGTCTCACCGCCTAAGGTTGAATGTGATTGTGCTCCTTTGTCCAAATTAACCAAACTTAAAGGACTCCAGACCGAACAAAGTACTGTATGAAAACTTGTGAACTCCCTCTTATCTGTTGTTGTGTCCCCACAGGGCGATGTGAGGAGTTTAATTGCCTGAGATATTGTTTCTGATAAAGGACTGAGATGTACGGCGTTGCAGAGCATTCAGTGGTCACCTTTTTCCATTTCTATCACTAtcttctctccatccctcctctccatctgtctcactCTTTACTCTGTCTGTTGTGCCCAGAGGGACGAGCGAagggaaagggaaagaaaaatcGAGTCCCTCCTCAGCAGTTTTTACACTTGACAGTTTGGGcgaaaaataaaatctgaagtCTGCAGAGCCCTGTTTGGTATTCATTGTTTCCTTGGTGCTATTTTGACAAGGTTTAATCATCTGTAAAAGCAAACTATCACAGCTTCCGCATGGATTAACGCGGTACACGTGATTATGCAAGAAGAGTAGGAGGAAGGAGAAATTGTTTATGTAGTCTGTGGCCTGGAGGAGACAGTTAAAAGAATTAGCCATACTTAACACAGATACTGAGGCGAAAGGTCTCATGAACCTGCTCCTGGTGCAGTCAGCTACTGGCTGATATGGACGATGTGTGCTGTACATAATAATGACTGCCAGTTGTTCAAGATGCACTGTGGTCGTTCGTCCACTGCCCGTCCCTCATTCAGGGATGAATGTGAGCTGCCTGTCGTGAGATGGTGTGAGATATAGCACCATGTTTGCACAATTTGCCTCTTTAAATGCAAAGAACTCCATGTCAGGACAGATGAAGTCCTAGGACCTCTCTGTAAACCTccacaataacattttgtggTAAGGCACAGATCAGGGCATGAGCATGGAACTATTTCTAGAGCTTTCACTCTTCCCAGGGCATTAACATACATAACTTCAAAAGGTCTTGAAAACTGTTGGTTTTAAGACATTTGATACCACAAGGACTGCTTCTAGAGTTGGCTGTCCAGTATTCTGAAATTATTGGATAAGAAGGGACTTAACTGCAAACCCAACAGTCCTCTGTAGATCATGCACTGAAACCCTTGACCTgttcaaatcatttttatttatacagcacttCTCATGCATGACGGCAATTCAGTGTGCTTCACATCAGCATAAAAGCGAATTGATCAATATCAAAATCACCAAAAATGAACATCATGTAATGTCAAAGGTGAACTTTTCCAGTGAGACATTTTATACAGGTACTGGTGTAGACGGTGTGTAATAGAAATGACACTCGCAATGACTGAAAATGGGTTTGTGATGCCTTCTGCAGAAACGAATTAAACAGCCTGGAATTACAGACCTCACAGATGATGAGCTTGAAAAAAACATGCTAACTTTAGCTGTCTGAGAGAAGAGAGTGTGAGCCTGAAACATGAATGTGGATTTTGTAGTATGTATTTTACGTTGAACTTATACGAACCAAAGGTTTTAGAAATGTAATCTCACGGCCGTCTTTTATCTTCACCCCAACATGCCAAGATGAGAAATTCCCATTCAAATCACTGTGAAGGTCACGGCTAATTATTCTGTGATggagctgtaaaataaaataacaccacAATAATATTAACTTCCACAGAAAGTACAGTTTTTCTTGCCTTTTATTGCTTAGTCTCAGATCAAATCAGCTCAATTTCACAAGCACCTAAGCACTTAACGCACTCCACAGTTCCCACCGCCGTCGCAGTCATTGTCTCAACAgtgctttctcttctcttctgttgcAGAAGGATGGCCACATTGCCGCCAAAGGGCCTTGATGTTGCTGTGAAGTCACTGACGGCGGTGAATCATCAGGCATAAGGAACAGCTGTATTTTCCAGACTTCACCTGGAGCCGTGAAACCTTTCTCCTACATCTCCTCCtgtttttgaattttaaattgcTCTTATCTGCCAATCAATATAAAAAGGAGCCACCTTGCCAACATGGATGCTCTTTCCCAGGATTCAATTCTGGAGTGCCAGATCTGCTTTAACTACTACAGCCCTCGCCGACGGCCCAAACTCCTGGATTGCCGACACACATGCTGCTCAGTGTGTCTGACCCAGATGCGCAGCAGCCAGAAGGAGATTCGTTGTCCCTGGTGCCGTGGCGTCACCAAGCTCCCACCAGGCCTATCCGTCTCCCACCTCCCGGACGACCCCGAcatcatcactgtcattgccATCCCTCATGCCTCAGAGCACACGCCCGTCTTCATCCGCCTCCCCAGCAACGGCTGCTACATGGTTCCACTACCCATCGCCAAAGAGCGCTCACTCGGCCTCCCGGGGGAGCTCGGATGTCGCTTCCTGCCTGGTAGCCAGCAGAAGGGGGTGACGGTGGTGACCGTGCCTGAGCAGCAACCTCTGGGGCTTGCTATGGATCTGGATGGTGTGGGGCTCGAGGGAGGCGAGGGTGAGAGGAGGGTTGCTGGTCCGGTGGGAGGAGGAGGTAAAGGCTCCACATGGTCCGGCGTGTGCACAGTGATCCTGGTGGCATGTGTGTTGCTCTTCCTCTTGGGCATCGTGCTGCACAACATGTCCTGCATCTCCAAACGTTTCACTGTCATCTCCTGCGGCTGAGGCCGGCCGGGGAGGTTGCACAGACTGCCGTGGACCCCTCCTGGATTCCTCCACTAGCCCTGCCTCTTCTTAGGgcaagagaggagggaggactAAACTCACCTAAAGGGCGTCCAAGGAAACTACAAAGCAATGTAGAAacacagatggagaagaagGCAGGAAGGAGAATCACAAATGCTCTGCTGttgtgttcctttttttttttttttatttgggagattaaaacagaaatacacaaacattcacttCATTTTTGTCCAACAGCAAATTGGCCCTGAAACTCTCATTCTTTCCTACTCCATCTATTTTCTCTGAAAGAGGGCTTTGGGAATCACTCcagctgatttgtttttggCTTGGAGCCGGTCTGACATTCACTCTCATTCACTCACAGTGGCTGGATTGCCTGTTTAGTCTGTGGTTTGTAGAAATACATCAGTTATCATAGTGTTGTTTCGCTGACTGTAGGAACCATGAGCAGTGTCACCAGCTGGTGCTGCAGTACACAGTCCAAACTTGGCTGCAACCCTGTTCTCTGATGCTGCAATTCAATGTGCAAGACAATGTGCACGTCTAGCTCCATCTGGATTGTCTGAGGAAGCTCAAAATCAACAtaactttcattttcattttcttttctttttcttttacacaacCTGTCTGTGTTCAGGACAAACTTTGACTGTGGTGTCAGAAAGTAAAGGGGAAAGTAAATATTTGAATTATTGCAGAAACAACCAGTTGATTGGCTAGTCAGGAGTAAttgttaaattttatttatgaagtGATTCACCAagcaaaaatactaaatattcgATGTTTTGTGCATCCTTAAATGTCAGAATCAGATGTTTCCTATTTTATTCAAATCAGTATCTTTGAATGGTATGGTATCACCAAAATGAGCTCATTAAGGGCGCCACGTGGGCAATCATAACTTTGACATGACAATATTATGATGATTACTACTAGATGATGACCTGTGAATACAGTGGGGCGTTTCATGCAGCCTTCTAGTGGGATGCTACATGCCAAAAATGCACAGGATACCTGATCGACTAAGAAATGTTTTACAATATTGTGTTTAGAACTGGGTgatcaaggaaaaaaaaataattatagttCTTTATTTCTAAGAATGACACAAATACATTGATACCACTGTCAATTCTATTCCTTGTGTACGCCGCGAGAGCCAGGAAGCGCTAACTTAGTCAAGCATAAACTGAAAGTACTAGATTATTAGTATTAACTTTCTGTAAAACTTAAACTTGACATTCTTACATTTCTCTTTAAAACATTCTAGATCAGGTCACACCAGAGGGTGGAACGACAAAATTACAACCCTCTCTCGTAAAAATGACCTTCCcctgaaactaaactaaaaacacactCAAGTTTTTAAGTGCTTTGTTTATTAAGAGAAACAAGGCAGTGGGAGGTGGTTGGTGTGGATGTCATGCGCGCAGGTCTGTGAGCAGATGTGAGTTTGACCTCAGAGTGAGGTTGAGTTAAGGCAACAGACGCACTCTAGTTAAGGTCAGAGAAAGACCATGGTTTCGTTTCAAGTTCAAAAGACATTTGATAAAGCTGTGGTTACAAAAGTGGGTGCTGTACTGCCAGGAAAAGAAAACTGCTAATTGTAGTGTCGACATACCTACAACAGTTGTAATGTTAATAGAAAAGATCTGATTGCAATTACATTCCTTAGAAAAACGCACTTGTGTTTGTTGCATGGGAATGAAACTTTTATGAGACAGGGATGAAAAATTATGTCGGATTTTGTGGACGTCGGTGATTCCAGAAGTTTGGAGCCGTAGCGAAAACGTTTTATTCCAGTTTTCTGACCCTCGCTAGCCCTTTAGTGCCTTTACAGTAAAGAAAAGAGCTTTTGAGGTGTTAGTAGGTGGATTTTTGTGAACACTGCACAGAGCCGGGATAATTGTTCCACACTCGTGCAGTGTTTATGCCCAACACACTCACCAACTGGCTGCAGCTCTGTCCTTGACATCCAGTTATGACAGTGACATCCATCTAAGGTCAAGCTATTCATTTTTGTTCTGCGGTGCATCCAGTTTTATGCTTTCCCTTGGATgcttaatgatttatttttcatcgATTGCTTATTTGTCTATCTGCTCTTCAGCCTGACCTGCATTCAGACCGCCAGCATCCTCCTCAGCTTTGAGCAGGCCTTCGCTGGCGGCCCACACTCTACCGACTCCCTTCACCTTAATACCGTCTTTCATTTAGAAACAGTTGGATATATGGGCTCAGCAGTGCgatggtgtgtgtttatgtgtgtgtgaaatgggTCAGCAACGGGTCAGGAGTGGGCGGGCGCTGCAGGGTTCCGCTTAATGATGGCTGTATCGATTTATCTGCTTTTGAATATCTCTCACATCCACGGAGAtggatgtttgtcttttttttcacttttatatGTTGAGGCAGGCAATTTGTCTGTTTACTGTATTGTTAAAGCAATGAAGTGTACAGTCAACACAAACAGGGTGAACTCTTTTGTACTGCAGCCTCGTCATGTACAGAATGATtgtatcttcttttttttttttctgacgtgaacttgtttttgttgatgtgcTTTACTTTGTTCGAGTCTGAGTTAGAGTGTTTGCTCTTTAAGAAACAAACATAGCAAGTTATTTAGTTCACTTCAGGGCCTCAGGGCCACTCagacacagcagtgacacaacatgagataacaaagtggaaaaaggaaaaaaaaaaaaaagtattaaattgttgt is part of the Anabas testudineus chromosome 2, fAnaTes1.2, whole genome shotgun sequence genome and harbors:
- the rnf152 gene encoding E3 ubiquitin-protein ligase rnf152, coding for MDALSQDSILECQICFNYYSPRRRPKLLDCRHTCCSVCLTQMRSSQKEIRCPWCRGVTKLPPGLSVSHLPDDPDIITVIAIPHASEHTPVFIRLPSNGCYMVPLPIAKERSLGLPGELGCRFLPGSQQKGVTVVTVPEQQPLGLAMDLDGVGLEGGEGERRVAGPVGGGGKGSTWSGVCTVILVACVLLFLLGIVLHNMSCISKRFTVISCG